One bacterium genomic window, CGCCCGCCTCACCGCGGCGCAGAAGGCGGCTCTGATCGATTCCGATTCGAGCCTGCGTATCCGCGCCGACAGCAAGGTCGCGACCCAGGGGAGACGGCGCAAGTCCGGCCGCCGCTCGACCTCCTCGGGCACCAAAGACAGTGGCGAAAGCAACACGGCTGACCAAAGCGCACCTCCGGACGACAGCTCGGACGGCTCCGAAGAGCCTGCGCCAACCGAATCCTACGACGGCAGCTCGACGGACTTCGCCTACGAGAGGATGCTCTTCAGGGCTTTCTTCGGCTCATACCAAGATCCCTACACGCACTATCCGGCTCTCGTCGGAGCCAATCGCCTGCACGATCTGGGGATTACCGGCACCGGCGTCACCCTCGCGGTGCTCGACTCCGGCCTCGTCCAGTACGACGGCCTCTACAACAACACCGCGGGCGAGAACCGGCTGCTCGGCCACTATGACGCCATCGCCGACCACGATCTCGAGGGCGCGGTCACCAAGACCGACTACAACGGCCACGGCGGGCACGTCGCCGCCGTCGCCCTCAACAGCAAGGCCAGCGACTCCGGTGCCGGCTTCAACGGCATCGCCCCCGACGCCGACCTGGTCGTGGTCAAGGCCTTCGACGAGCACGGCAACGGCACCTATGCCGACGTCATCCGTGGCATCGATTGGATCGTCTCCAACAAGGACGCCTACGGCATCCGGGTGCTCAATCTCTCCTTCAGCGCCCCGGTGCGCTCCCACTACTGGGACGATCCGCTCAACCAGGCCGTGATGCAAGCCTGGCAGGCGGGCATTGTCGTGGTGGCCTCGGCCGGCAATGGCGGCCCGCTGCCGATGACCGTCGGCGTGCCCGGAAACCTCCCCTACATCATCACCGTCGGCGCCATGACCGACTCGTTCACCCCGGAGGATCGCTCGGACGACCGCCTGACCACCTTCACCGCGGCCGGACCCACCGCCGAGGGCTTCGTCAAGCCCGATGTCGTCGCCCCCGGCGGCCACATGCTCTCTCTGATGAGCGTCTTCTCCGACATCGCTGCACAGCATCCCGAATACCACGACGGCGGCTTCTACTTCACGATGACCGGTACCTCCCAGGCCACCGCCGTGGTCAGCGGACTGGTCGCCCTCATGCTCGAGGCCCAGCCGGCACTGACGCCGGACCAAGTCAAGACTCGGCTCATGAGAACGGCCAAGGCCGCGATCAAGCCCGATGGACAACTTGCCTTCGGTATCTTCCAACAAGGAGCCGGGCTGGTCGACGCCTACGACGCGGCGCTCGCGACCAGTGAGGACGAGGACTCGGACCGTGCGAACCGGAGCCTCGATATCGCCAACGATCTCGCCGGCCTCGAGCACTATGCCGGCCTGGTCCGTCAGGCCGAAGACGGCAGCTTCTACATCGAGGGCCTGAACGGCTTCCTCTGGACCGACGGGTTCCTCTGGACGGATGGCTTTTTGTGGACCGACGGCTTTCTCTGGACGGACGGCTTCCTGTGGACGGACGGCTTCCTGTGGACGGACGGCTTCCTCTGGACCGATGGCTTCCTCTGGACCGACGGCTTCCTGTGGACCGACGGCTTCCTCTGGACCGACGGCTTCCTCTGGACCGACGCGCTCACCGAATCGATGTCGATCAACACCTGGGTCGAACAGGAGTAGGCGAGCGGCCTCAGAGAGCGATCCCGTACTTCTTGATCTTGCTACCGAGCGTCTTGACGTCGATGCCCAGAAGCCGCGCGGCGTGAGCTTTGATACCGCGAGTGTAGCGCAGCGTGCGAAGGACGTGCCCGGCTTGGATCTGCGCGAGCGAGGCGGGCTCATCACTCAACGGTCGCGCCACGTGGTCCTGCGCGCTCAGGATGTTTTGGGGTAGATCGGATTCATCGAGCCGCTCGCCGGGCGCCAGAAGCACGATGCCCTCGATCACGTTTGCGAGCTCGCGGACATTTCCCGGCCAGGAATAATTGCACAGCGCTCTCAGCGCCTCTTCGGTCGGCGCCTTCGCAGCCTCGCCGGGCAAGCGATGTCGATCGAGATAGAGCCGAACCAGGCCCGGTATATCTTCTCGGCGTTCGCGCAGTGGCGGCAGATCGATGCCTACGACGTTGAGACGGTAGAAGAGATCCCGGCGGAAGCGGCCTGCGGTGATTTCCTCTTGCAGATCCTTGTTGGTCGCCGACAGGATGCGTACGTCTACCTTGAAGAAGGAGGTTCCCCCGACCCGGCGCAGCTCGCCACTGTCAAGCACCTGGAGAAGCTTTGCCTGCATGGCCGGGCTGGTTTCCGCGACCTCGTCCAGAAAGAGAGTTCCGCCGTCCGCGACCTCGAACAGGCCGGGCTTGGCGCTGGCTGCCCCGGTGAATGAGCCCTTTTCGTGCCCGAACAGCTCGCTCTCGAGCAGGGTATCGCTGAGAGCGCCACAGTTGATGTGCAAATGAGGCTCGTGAGACCGAGCGCTTCGGCTGTGAATGAGCTTGGCGACGAGCCCCTTGCCCGCGCCGGTTTCGCCCCGGATCAGAATCGAGGCCTCGGAAGGTGCGACTCGGTCGATGATCCCGAGGATTCTCTTCATCGCCGGGCTTT contains:
- a CDS encoding S8 family peptidase gives rise to the protein ARLTAAQKAALIDSDSSLRIRADSKVATQGRRRKSGRRSTSSGTKDSGESNTADQSAPPDDSSDGSEEPAPTESYDGSSTDFAYERMLFRAFFGSYQDPYTHYPALVGANRLHDLGITGTGVTLAVLDSGLVQYDGLYNNTAGENRLLGHYDAIADHDLEGAVTKTDYNGHGGHVAAVALNSKASDSGAGFNGIAPDADLVVVKAFDEHGNGTYADVIRGIDWIVSNKDAYGIRVLNLSFSAPVRSHYWDDPLNQAVMQAWQAGIVVVASAGNGGPLPMTVGVPGNLPYIITVGAMTDSFTPEDRSDDRLTTFTAAGPTAEGFVKPDVVAPGGHMLSLMSVFSDIAAQHPEYHDGGFYFTMTGTSQATAVVSGLVALMLEAQPALTPDQVKTRLMRTAKAAIKPDGQLAFGIFQQGAGLVDAYDAALATSEDEDSDRANRSLDIANDLAGLEHYAGLVRQAEDGSFYIEGLNGFLWTDGFLWTDGFLWTDGFLWTDGFLWTDGFLWTDGFLWTDGFLWTDGFLWTDGFLWTDGFLWTDALTESMSINTWVEQE
- a CDS encoding sigma-54-dependent Fis family transcriptional regulator; its protein translation is MKPIEALIIDDCPLVRTMVSEALERDEFVLTVAATGEEGLQVVKRHRFEVILLDLHLPGMQGLEVLATLRELAQPPEVVVLTGHPELDTAVQAVKAGACDYLSKPFDPFKLIATLRNAAAKYRLRREVVALEHTVAKQYARSGGVVVAESPAMKRILGIIDRVAPSEASILIRGETGAGKGLVAKLIHSRSARSHEPHLHINCGALSDTLLESELFGHEKGSFTGAASAKPGLFEVADGGTLFLDEVAETSPAMQAKLLQVLDSGELRRVGGTSFFKVDVRILSATNKDLQEEITAGRFRRDLFYRLNVVGIDLPPLRERREDIPGLVRLYLDRHRLPGEAAKAPTEEALRALCNYSWPGNVRELANVIEGIVLLAPGERLDESDLPQNILSAQDHVARPLSDEPASLAQIQAGHVLRTLRYTRGIKAHAARLLGIDVKTLGSKIKKYGIAL